A single Phalacrocorax aristotelis chromosome 18, bGulAri2.1, whole genome shotgun sequence DNA region contains:
- the DNAJC30 gene encoding dnaJ homolog subfamily C member 30, mitochondrial, which translates to MVPGALGRLRALLPAAPRSPGPGCALASSRGAQTVGGGASRPCRDLYEVLGVPATATAAQIKTAYYEQSFRYHPDRNAGSAAAAAHFAAVSEAYRVLGSAALRRRYDRGLLSAEDLRDAPRPSGRAPAPPPPPPRPPAAARRGPVPPSFDFDAFYRAHYGEQLERERVLRARREQLRLRREEVAAQGRLRLLSDLSVGLIFLLGFALLYGLK; encoded by the coding sequence ATGGTGCCGGGGGCGCTCGGCCGCCTCCGGGCCCTCCTGCCCGCTGCACCGCGGTCCCCGGGGCCCGGCTGTGCCCTGGCGTCGTCCCGCGGCGCGCAGACGGTGGGCGGCGGAGCTTCTCGGCCGTGCCGCGACCTGTACGAAGTGCTGGGGGTCCCGGCCACGGCGACGGCGGCGCAGATCAAGACGGCGTACTACGAGCAGTCGTTCCGCTACCACCCCGACCGCAACgccggcagcgccgccgccgccgcccactTCGCGGCCGTTAGCGAGGCCTACCGGGTGCTGGGCAGCGCCGCCCTGCGCCGCAGGTACGACCGCGGCCTCCTCAGCGCTGAGGACCTGCGCGACGCCCCCCGGCCCTCCGGGCGCGcgcccgcccccccgccgccgccaccccggccccccgccgccgcgcgcCGCGGGCCCGTCCCGCCGTCCTTCGACTTCGACGCCTTCTACCGAGCACACTACGGGGAGCAGCTGGAGCGGGAGCGGGTGTTGCGGGCGCGGCGGGAGCAGCTGCGCCTCCGCCGGGAGGAGGTCGCGGCCCAGGGACGCCTTCGGCTTCTCTCTGACCTCTCGGTCGGGCTCATCTTCTTGCTGGGTTTTGCTCTCCTCTACGGCCTCAAGTGA
- the BUD23 gene encoding 18S rRNA (guanine-N(7))-methyltransferase: protein MAGSGRRPEHRGPPELFYDEAEARKYTQNSRVVEIQSQMSERAVELLGLPEDRPCLLLDVGCGSGLSGDYISDEGHYWIGMDISPAMLDVAVEREVEGDLLLADVGYGIPFRPGMFDGCISISAVQWLCNADKKSHSPPKRLYRFFSTLYTALAQGSRAVLQLYPENSEQLELITAQAMRAGFTGGMVVDYPNSAKAKKFFLCLFVGTSGTLPKGLGTECADEEIHQAKFTNERIRFRNAKGKSVKKSKDWILEKKERRRRQGKEVRADTKYTGRKRRPRF from the exons ATGGCGGGCAGCGGGCGTCGGCCCGAGCACCGTGGGCCGCCTGAGCTG TTCTACGATGAGGCCGAGGCGCGGAAGTACACGCAGAA CTCCCGGGTGGTGGAGATCCAGTCGCAGATGTCGGAGCGGgctgtggagctgctgggaCTGCCCGAGGACCGGCCGTGCCTTCTCCTGGACGTGGG CTGTGGCTCCGGGCTGAGTGGGGATTACATCTCCGACGAGGGTCACTACTGGATTGGCATGGACATCAGCCCTGCTATGCTGG ATGTAGCTGTGGAGAGAGAGGTGGAAGGAGACCTTCTCCTTGCAGATGTAGGTTACGGCATTCCCTTCAGGCCTGGCATGTTTGATGGCTGCATCAG tattTCCGCAGTCCAGTGGCTTTGTAATGCTGATAAGAAATCACACAGTCCTCCAAAACGCCTTTATCGATTCTTCTCAACTCTTTATACTGCCTTG GCCCAAGGATCCCGAGCTGTCCTGCAGCTGTACCCCGAGAACTCAGAGCAG CTGGAGCTCATCACAGCCCAAGCCATGAGAGCTGGCTTTACTGGTGGAATGGTGGTAGATTACCCCAACAGCGCCAAAGCCAAGAA GTTCTTCCTTTGTCTCTTTGTTGGGACATCTGGCACATTACCGAAG ggcCTTGGTACTGAGTGCGCTGATGAAGAGATACACCAGGCAAAGTTCACCAATGAGAG GATACGGTTCAGAAATGCCAAGGGTAAGtctgtgaagaaaagcaaggacTGGATCCTTGAGAAGAAGGAGCGTAGACGACGACAGGGCAA GGAAGTGCGAGCTGACACAAAATACACAGGTCGAAAGCGCCGCCCTCGCTTCTGA